One Coccinella septempunctata chromosome X, icCocSept1.1, whole genome shotgun sequence genomic window carries:
- the LOC123322305 gene encoding uncharacterized protein LOC123322305, giving the protein MDMNTTESFIPRGLFNEVRVNYGDDVCQMCKQFSNLKIKLASIKNRTVFFLQCRRLKVYPYHIKNNIRQIYSLQLEEHPYTRQVAVIMENFQRSVLNLEIKITLWKRKNIQQSIDSLVNVLEALLDEYTWGGVRRFAAQKFEFSFQKIKEINRQKLTRLQNTQNQPITIQECEKFLVNYTRVEIPEKARIILGMGPKHGIIPKNVPIPELIKDVESFIQALSLGENERNVIRSRCTRVIQNFMDRPRAPDPLGIYYHITSKFVRDKPDILVSRSDKGNTTVVMYREEYIQEVSRLLSDDTTYRILNKDPTRKTQENINKFLKTLRDEQMITGSQYKELIRHNSTPPKLYCLRKTHKQVLSFRPIVSCISGPGYNIGSFLHTILSNVLSSSKFKVKDSFSFVEELKNIHVPENYKMMSLDVVSLFTNIPKSLVFQIITKRWRYISCFTVLDENSFIKLVDIVFDSSYFTFNNNFYKQLDGTAMGSPASPDLAELVMLELFEFVAGKLNFDIPIMKICVDDTFLLIPEDHIESTLDLFNSFHEKLQFTVEIENNKSLPFLDVMVIRENDKMITDWYAKPSNSGRCLNFLSNHSFQQKKNVATNLIHRALALSHKTFEKKNIIKITNILLNSNYPPYYIRKAINNYKLEQDRVSLTRNSRNVNRMTNTTNISPEPEVTTKLKYFKLAFFPGLSYRLHNIFKGFGCTTSFYNILDNNKKIFTNTKDKTPITMQSSLVYKIPCQDCDKVYVSQTKQYLKDRIRQDENDSKHLEAENKPALTQHTHREGHRFNFENVSILDKEQHYFRRLLSEMIYIRRNNTVNYREDTNNLSTVYDFVISRITMPNG; this is encoded by the coding sequence ATGGACATGAATACTACAGAGTCTTTTATACCGAGGGGATTATTCAACGAAGTTAGGGTGAATTATGGCGATGATGTGTGTCAGATGTGTAAACAATTTTCAAACCTCAAGATCAAACTGGCGTCAATAAAGAACCGTacagtatttttcttacagtgCAGGAGACTGAAGGTTTACCCCTaccatattaaaaataatattagacAAATATATTCTCTCCAACTTGAGGAGCATCCATACACTAGACAGGTAGCCGTTATCATGGAGAATTTTCAGAGATCAGTACTGAATCTAGAGATTAAAATTACACTATGGAAGAGGAAGAACATACAACAATCTATTGACTCTCTTGTTAACGTGTTAGAGGCGCTATTGGACGAATACACATGGGGAGGCGTGAGACGGTTCGCAGCACAGAAATTCGAGTTttcttttcaaaaaataaaagaaattaatAGGCAAAAACTAACCAGACTACAAAACACACAAAACCAACCCATTACAATTCAAGAATGTGAAAAGTTTCTCGTTAACTACACTAGAGTGGAGATCCCTGAAAAAGCACGTATTATATTAGGTATGGGACCAAAACATGGCATAATCCCAAAAAATGTTCCAATACCAGAACTAATCAAGGATGTTGAAAGCTTCATACAAGCATTATCATTGGGAGAAAATGAAAGGAATGTAATCAGATCGAGATGCACGAGAGTAATCCAGAACTTCATGGACAGGCCGAGAGCTCCAGACCCCCTTGGAATATATTACCATATTACATCAAAATTTGTCAGAGACAAACCTGATATTTTGGTTAGCAGATCGGATAAGGGTAACACAACTGTGGTTATGTACAGGGAAGAGTACATTCAAGAGGTGAGCAGACTACTGAGTGACGACACTACGTACAGAATTTTAAACAAAGATCCAACACGGAAGACCCAAGAAAAcatcaataaatttttgaaaacgctCAGAGATGAACAGATGATAACAGGATCACAATACAAGGAACTAATCAGACACAACAGTACTCCTCCAAAATTATACTGTTTAAGGAAAACTCACAAACAAGTTCTCAGTTTCAGACCTATCGTAAGTTGTATAAGTGGACCTGGTTATAATATCGGCTCATTTCTACACACAATTTTAAGCAACGTCCTCTCCTCTTCGAAATTTAAAGTAAAGGACTCGTTCTCGTTTGTTGAGGAACTCAAAAACATCCATGTTcctgaaaattacaaaatgatgTCTCTTGATGTTGTGTCCTTATTCACAAACATCCCAAAATCGTTGGTTTTTCAGATCATTACCAAAAGATGGCGTTATATAAGTTGCTTCACCGTGTTGGATGAAAACAGCTTCATTAAACTGGTTGATATTGTGTTCGACAGTAGCTATTTTACATTCAACAACAATTTTTATAAACAGTTGGATGGAACGGCGATGGGATCCCCTGCAAGTCCTGATCTTGCTGAGCTGGTTATGTTGGAGTTATTTGAGTTTGTTGCCGGTAAGTTGAATTTTGACATCCCCATTATGAAGATATGTGTTGACGATACATTCCTACTCATACCTGAAGACCATATTGAGTCAACACTTGATCTGTTCAACTCATTTCACGAGAAACTCCAATTCACTGTTGAGATAGAAAATAATAAGAGCCTACCTTTTCTTGATGTTATGGTGATAAGAGAAAACGACAAAATGATCACCGATTGGTATGCAAAACCATCTAATTCTGGCAGATGCCTTAATTTTCTTTCTAATCACAGTTtccaacaaaagaaaaatgtagcTACCAATTTAATTCACAGAGCTCTAGCACTAAGTCACAAAACGTTTGAGAAGAAGAACATTATAAAAATAACCAATATACTTTTGAACAGCAACTACCCCCCCTACTATATCAGAAAAGCGATAAATAACTACAAGCTTGAACAGGATCGTGTTTCTCTTACCAGAAATAGTAGGAATGTCAACAGAATGACTAACACAACAAACATTAGCCCAGAACCTGAGGTGACTACCAAGCTGAAGTACTTCAAGCTCGCGTTTTTCCCTGGATTATCTTACAGACTGCACAACATATTCAAAGGGTTTGGTTGCACAACATCGTTCTATAATATCCTtgataacaataaaaaaattttcaccaacaCAAAAGACAAAACCCCTATTACTATGCAGTCTAGTCTGGTATATAAAATTCCCTGCCAGGATTGTGACAAAGTGTACGTGAGCCAAACAAAACAATATCTGAAAGATAGAATTCGACAAGATGAAAATGATAGCAAACATTTAGAAGCTGAAAACAAACCTGCACTCACACAGCATACACACAGAGAGGGACAtagatttaattttgaaaatgtgaGTATTCTAGATAAAGAACAACATTATTTCAGACGTCTTCTAAGTGAGATGATATACATTAGAAGAAACAATACAGTAAACTACAGAGAAGATACGAATAACTTAAGTACAGTTTATGATTTTGTGATATCAAGAATAACAATGCCTAATGGATAG